The genome window TGAAATTCAGCGACGCCATTACGAGGAACAACGCAGAAATCATGTGACTATGTTCTTCCGGTCCGAGATGTTTACCGGACATGAGATGACTTGCAGACGACAGCCCGATGCACGTGTTTAGTGCGTAGTTTCCAAATAGAGCCACCAGGAGAAGCTTGTCATCAAAACTTCCTTCAGTTTGACCGACATAGTGAAGTCTTTTCGTCCTGATGAGGCCGCTGATTGACACGAAGATCCCAAGTAAAAACAAGAAGATTTCTGAGACGAGGAATATGACGGCGGACACCTGTTTTAAATGCTTGTAATCTTGGAAGACGAAGAACAATGCAATGCTGATCAAGGTCAGCAAAATCATGGTCAGCCCGGCAAATAGGCCTAAATTGGATTTGTGACACTCAATCTGTTCCGGCATTTCTACGTCTCGCTCTTCTCGTTCCGCATTCAGGATCACGTTTCGGCCGACATTTTGGAAGGTTTTGTACGAAACTGCGGCTGCAATGAGACTGTATTCAATCAGGCACGGGAACAAATACCCTGATGAATTGTCAGAAAGGGTGTGAATATCGTGGCAGCTAGTGTCCTGATTGTGTGCTCCAATGATTGTGTCGAACTGTAGAAACGACGTGGTGTTGGATACGTGCACTTCCGCCCCCTGTTGTGTTTGATTATTCACTGAAAAAAATACAGCACTAAATTCTCTTACAGTAATCAAAAACACTTCACAAGGGTTACTTAATCTTATGCTTTTATTGCATCTGGAGATATTCAATAGAAGTTGCGACAACGAAAACTTTGGGGTTATTTTTCACTTAGGCATGCTGGTTTTCCCTGTGAGGAAATGATTCCGTTATTAAGGGATGGCGTAAAGGCCCAGTCTTTAAATATGACCACCTATTCATCTGTCGCAGTAGCAATCCATGGTCGATCATATGCAAGTAGGTACTCCGCATGTACAGGAATAATTGTTGAAGAACTTCTCGCCTTAACTTTAAAGTAGGTCACGTATCACTTGTATACATCAGATACAGGTGTACAGGTTTTATACTGGTGACCTACTTTAAACTTGAGGTGAGAAATACGATGCTTGTGTAAATACTCAATGATACTTGCATTCAGCCCTTTCTTCTGCATACACTCTGCCAATGTCTTCAACTGTCTCATTAACTGTTGTTGATAACCACACAGCCAGATTAGTAGCGATCAAATGGACAAGACCCATTCGGACAAAAGGCTTATGCTTGTTGATGATCACCTGCAAAAGTTTAATTTTCATATCGCTATATATTGTACTTTGTAATATAGCACATTATGGAATAACATTTTAGATATTCAATTTTTAAAAGCAGGACGTTTTTCATAGTCCACCCGATCTTCATTTTCGTGAAAAtccaacggttagaatgctggactttcgatctggtgaTCACGGGTTCGACTTCCCGTGATTCAACTacatttttctcttcattttcttgttattCATATAGtagtatcattatcattatggttattatcttgaaaacccctttacccgaactttacaaacgaACCTTGCGCACCTGCTTTCGGACAAATGTTGAAAGATACACATAAATAAAAGGTATAATCAAAGGCGGATTTGCCTACCATGCCCAAGATTAATCAAAAACCAAGATGGTACCCAGCTATGAAGACGATGCCTGGATACTACACTACCACTTGTCCTCTTGAAGAGCAATAGAGACACCAGTTCACAGTTGCCTTACCTTGTGGTATTTGAAGATGAAGAACGTCTGCATGAAGACAAGTATCAGGTACAGGAGGGCATTGACGAAGAATGGTATACTTCGGCAGCGCATTGCTGCTGGATTCTCAAAAGGTTCAGATATCTTGAATCCGCTGTGGACCATACTCCCTAAACCAAAACCTGCAACAAAGAAGTATATGTTTTAATCATCGGGGATATGCATGAAAAGCTCGcatgattcttcttcttcttctgcgttcagatttAACCCTAGCATATGTGACGCGACAAAATCGCCTTTATGAGCTCGCCTGCTGTACGTGTGGAGATATACACATAAACTCGCTCTGGACAAATCATTTGAACTGTTCAAATGTCAATAGAATGACGTACGGCTTTATTGGAAAGTGCGCAAAAAAAACGTATAAGGGCGGAAACAGGAGAGGTAATATAAATTCAGAAAAGGAAATTAACAATATCATACACTTTTttgtcactacatgtatatgagagACCATATTATGTTCTCTTTTGCTCAACGTACGGCGGATACTGCCACCTGATTTCCTTCAGTATCAAATATCACTACAATAATGCCTGCAGGAGGGGCCTACTAAACTAGATCAGAAAGCAGCTGGCGCTCAGTGCAAAGTGCAAATAGTTGTTCAGCATTCTGTTACTTGACACTAGACCTAGCAATGCAGTATTGGTAGGATGAGTAGTATTGGTATGAGAATACAAGTAATAGCAATAACAAATTACTTTGAAGTATATGTGATATGGTTGTGGTATCGCCAATGGTAAGGAAATCCTTTTATTTTATTCCGGGGAAGAAATTACTAGACTTGCAAGCAATTTTAACCAGTTCTGTGGTTTGTGTTCCAAGCTGTTTCAGTCATGAAATAATGACGAAACTGAGGTCTATCCATCTTCAAAAGAAGACAGTCATAGAACGAATTAAAATGAACTTTTAATTTCCTTTGCGTTTTTATACTTTTGGACTATATACCTTGTCGATGAAAGTGATTCTAGGAAAAAGATGTTTTCGAATCTTTTCAAATGTATTCCATCTTATATGACTCAACATTCTTAGTCGCCACTCACCAACGGCTCCTAAACGCAGATAGAAATTAAGTCCCTCTGAATCGAAGGTCACACCAATCAGAGATGGTGGAAGTGGCTCACTGCAGGACTCGTCATGATTATAGCAAACCGGTCCTTTTGACGGAAGAGTGGCTACATCAGTAATTTGTTCATGTGACTCTTGTTTCCAAATTTCGGAGTCGTGCGAGTCCGTTATTTTGGTTAGTTGGTCCACTGATTGATCTAGATTCGACACATTTGGAACACTTTCACGTTGTTTTGTATCGCTCGGAACGAATTCTGGTGTACGAGGTGGTGACGTATTGCTCATTTGCATATCGCCGTTTGGGTCAATTCTCTGGCGCAGGAGGTAGAATAGTAAATAGGCCAGCATGCCGACAGAGACGCTGTAcaggaaagtgtggaaaatctgCCAAAGAGTGGAAAAGAAAATTAACATGTACTCATGCATTTGATCTGTTGATTGGAATTTGATGATACAACAGTCAAAAGTAGAACATTACGGCGAGTTACTCGAGAATCAACGAATAGATGACTGTTTGTCTGTTTAATGATGGAGCCTTTCTGAGTAGGCTGCCCTCTCAGTGGCCTACTAGGTTGGCCGTACCTAGCCCCCTCCCAGACCAGtgagttaaatacggccctgactATTAACGCAATGAACAGTAAAAACACATTGCTTATGCGATATTCTCCTGTGTATATCCAGGTTAGCAACGAGAAATTGGTCAAAATCGTGCTTGCATTTGAAAGGATCCCTTATcaaaaacagtaaaaccatgTTAGGAGCACCTTCTTTGAACTGTAAAAAATCGGCAACATTTGATCTTACGAATTTTTTTACTTACTTCAGTGTAATATGTGTGGACTCCTTCAGTCTTGGACAATGCATCACTGATAGGGAACACAGTGCCGAATACGCTCATGATCATGCAATAGAGACCGCATAATGTCCTGGTAAGACCAGACCTGGAAcaaatatgaattcatttaaagTAATTTAAGCTTGACTGAAAATAATGAGAGAGAAATATTGAACCTTAGACCATGCATAAAGAGTCACTTTAAAGGAACCGTGCGATCCGCCATCTTTGTTGGACTATCAATTTCAATTCCGACCGTGACGGGATTTCAGATATCGGCACTCGGATGTCGTAGTTGGTTTGAGGGTCCTTTAATCATGAATATATCTGCCACGAATGCTACACATCAGGTCACACAGTCTGTTGGTAAAAAATGATATTCAGCCTCCTGTCCGAATGGCAAGAACGCGGTGATGTTTCACTTGAAAGACTCGGCCATGGTAGCAGTTGGAGTTGATATCAGAAAAGGAGCGACTGAGGAGGTTGCTGAGGTATGGCAGATCTGACTGAGCGCAAGATGCGCGAGAGTTTTGATAACTGAAACTACCCCGAGGTGGTTCACGAAACTAAGACATTCGCCTAATTGTGTTCATCAGCAGGTGTCAAGAAAGACAAAGTCTGGGTCAACTTTAGATCAGCATTCAAAACAACCAGCGGCAGTTCAGAAAATCAACATTTAAGTCATGTGTTCATTGACTTTTATATCAGCTCGTGTTACCCGTGGGAATCGATGAGCAGGACCAGACATGACAATGATTTTGGTCGAGACATTCACTCTGGTATTGTTTTTTCATAATATTGTCTGATCTTTATCATAAACATTTCCGAACTAACATTtcgatgaaatattcaaatttgaaagttatTTTGGGACAACACATGTAATTGGTACACAATGAGCATTACATTTAGATCATTCTCAGTATCCCCTGGGATCGGAGTGTACAGCATCAAAAACTCGTCTGTTGTGAATAGAGTATATTAACAGTGAGTGTATTAGCCCTTTTGCTGCCAAAGTCAGATTTAATGGGTAACCCTTAGCTCTAATCTGTGCAAACCGAAATAGGTCTGGCTCATATTGCAAATCCAAACCAATCTCGTAATGTCTGGTATATCAATTCTCCGGGGTGCTACCTTCACGCTCATATGGCCCTAATTCCGTCAAGAATATTTTGTCCGTATTTGCGAACATTTTTACCATgtttattttatatcaaacatgTTGCATGTCGGACAAGGAAATCCCATTATTGGAATTGGTTCGTGgaatagactcccggggcagtccattgcgtcatcctaatttggacTCCTGATGGCGAGgaacgaggctggtccactgcgtccagagtgtagtAGCGGCGGTACTGCTTTTTGGCATTGACCAGaatttaaaataatttctcCACATTTAAGGTTTTTGATATCTCAAAAATAGACCCTCCGTCTCGGGTTGATAAAAACCTCAAACCAGCGCTTGTAGTTATCTGGACGACTGCATTATGCATGTATATGTTCTTGATAACAATATGCCGAAATTGATGCAAAACAACTCACCTTTCTTTCGATCCAACTGGCCTGTGATGCTGCCTCCATTTAAAGTCATCGTACTTTTCATGTTTGCTGTGGTAAGATTGACGACACATTCTCTGCTCCATATCGGGAATACGTCACGCATGAATCAGCCGACGACGAGAAAAATCAAATCCATAGTCTGAGAAAAAAGAAGCGCCGTACGGGCACTCAGTGTGGCGATTAATTATCAATATACTGCTTACGGGCCGCCGGAAATAGAAAATGGACTCGACGGAATCCTGTCTgggctggtgaaattgaggggcgaAATGGTGAAAAGGCACGCCTGTCGGTTTTTTTCGCCCCCACCCCCCTAATTTCATTAGCCCATCATTTCCGGCAGCCGTCACCAGTATATTTAATTTGGAACGCTTGCACTGCTAAATAGTAAAACTATTCACCAAATTGACTCAGCAATGGAGCCGTGTATATGTAGGTCCCAATTCGAAATCCAAAGATGTTACTGCCCTGAACACAGACGAAGCACAAACAAGCACTGACATCTGTTGAGCACATCGATCGAAATCCTTATACACTGAGCAGTGAAATACCATCGAAAGAAACACAAAGGTGTGATATTCGCAGTTTAGAATATAAGAATATATGACCTGAATTGATAAAATGATGAACTAGACCTTGGTATCGAGCATGTTTTATCTAGGAACTTGCAGGTCACATTTGTGCACATCACACAGGGCCACTAAGGTTAAAAAAAACGTGAAATATAACCAGGATATGCCTACTCAGCAGGTTGACATGACTTTAGGATAGTGGCTTAAAGGACGACTGTACACTGAAAAAACTTCTAGGGtgtatattttttcaaaagcgCAAACACCTTCATTTTTAACAGTGTTGGAGGAAGCTGGCTAGGAGGGTTAAATAGTGGTATCTACTTTGACTACTATATGATAAGGCCTGGTTTGACAAGGTGATTAAAAATTGTACAATGTGAACAATTCTGATATGAGATAACAGAGCAACTATCGGCGATTTCTAACCTGTCTACTAAAGTATTCTTCCTATTCTCTTTGCATGCACAATCTAATCACTCTAAAGGCTCTCAGCACTGGGCCTATCACCAGGTGGTATAAGATAAAATGCAATAGTAATGATGGAGCTAGGTATCCTCATCAGGTCAATACATtccttggcctacctgagtcGTAGGAAAACTCTCCGGTTCACTCGCGAGACAAGTATGTGCTGTTGAACTAGAACCTGTACAATGCATCTATATAGCCCCGAGACGTATTTTCTTAAATATCGTTGAACATGTTTTGAGAGTTATTGATAAAGTAACAAGTGGGCCAGACCGTTGCGTTTGAAAAACAGATCAGGCCCGAACAAATGTTTATAACTCCAGGCCAATTCAAAGCAAGGAGTGCCATTGTGGCTTGAGCTTGAACAATAATGAAATTTCAATTCCTAATGTCTGAGAAAAAGCGATTTGTGTGAATCGCCTCAACAAATTGACGCCTgcgcagtgattactgccagcCAAAATACGAGTTCGAGTCTAAAATACGAGTTCGAGTCTAAACAGGCCAGCTTGACCACACCTGTTTAGACTCCAGGCGTCAATTTGTTGAGGCGATTTACACAAATCGCTTTTTCTCAGACATTAGGTATTGAAATTTCATTATTGTTTTGTTAAATGGTTCATCATGACACATATAAATTATGGTAATGATTGGAACAACATAGGAGtacttttgaccaaattctatgtacacagaatgtacacagaTTGTATGCAAACACCAATGCAGGACTCTGGCCCTATGCCCACAGTGACGAATCACTTCATGAATTGTATATAACGAACATGAATCGCAGTAAATTAGGCTGGAAGCATCCTTACCATGCCTAGTGATAAGAGCACTTCTGCTGTTCTCAAAACCCAAATTATGGATGACAGCAGACAACGTCAAACTCTTGAATGTACTTTACATGTTCTGGTAGGCTTGATAAAGTCAAACAGCTCGACATACTCTCGCAGGACTCAGAAGCAAAACACAAGTGGCTCTTGTTTTTGCATTATCTCAAAATTGGTTCAATAAAGTGAGTAAGGGTTCGAGCATTAGAGATGGAAGCCGGAATGTGCTACGCCCTTTATAATAACAATATCAATGTCATGGTACACTACATCATTCACCTTTTGGCTTACTCTCACTTACTCTCTCTCAAAATGAAGAAGCATCGTCAGCCCCCAAAACAGTTTGGCTTCGaaacattttcagaattttgaacttatgaaaaaattcaacattgAAAGATGAACAAATtaaaagtccaaatattttgttcacttggttttttttctgctcaaaccaGTAAGAAATTGGAGAGCCTTTTAAGAACCAGACGGAAACTATGTCAATATGCAGACACAGAGACTGACCGAGGATGGGACactttttctgtcctgtcctATAGTAGCTTGGCTGGGAGATTTCGGCACACTCTTGACGCTATTAGAAAAGTTACATAAAGATAAAGTTTTTGGCACCAATAATGTCAGTCCTGGCGGATTTGCTAAAGTTCGAGTGGGTTTTCTTGGACTCAAGTCTGCGGGTAATCAAAATATGTCAATACGTTGTCCCAATGTCATGTTTGCGCTGGTTACTATGACCTACAGTTTCATTGGTCAATGTCTGAATGGTAATCGAATCTAATTGCTGGATGATTGGTTGGTAACGTTTTTAATTTTATGGAGGAGACTCTTGTCGATTGTTCAGGTGGACTTGGGGTCCAAGAGCGGACTGCGGGATTGGAGTAAATTTAGATGATCATGCGCTGGTATTGATCTGACTCATGGACGAGCAGCATACACTAAcggtcggcaattttggcgggaaaacccaaTTATgtattttgtccccggattttcaacttcgctaacgcgaccacccggTAACGCAACCGTTCAACCTCGGTctcatgagtggtcgtgttaccggggttccactatAGTACAAGTACAAGAGATAATTCTGGTGATGTCCACAATGCAATCAACGTGGAATTAGCATTGCATAAACAATTTGTAAAACGACTAGATATTTCGATTGTTTCGATAAGGACAATACAAAACGTGTGTCGTCTGTCTCTATCAAATATTTATATATCCTGGCTTACTTATTGTATGAATTACCAATGGCCAATTTTTATTTACAGCGTGTGGAGCGAAATCCATCGATTCGTTTCCAAAGAAAAACTGCATTGAACTAACACTTTATCGTAAGGACTTAGATTATTCATGGCATTGGTGTTTTGGGTACATTTGTGAATACCATTCACCGAACCGATCGTACTTCGTTCCATCCTTGGTTAACGAGCCGGCGATCGTGAGGACACCCATATCAATATTAACACCCATGACCACTTCGTTTTCTGCTGATCAACATCGGTTGTTGCTGACAAGATTATTTAGCATGCACTTTAGGCTGAAGAGGTCACGTGTTGTTTTGTTGTTTCATTTCTAATCGGAAATGCCACAAACAGCAGAAGAGTGTTATCCAATGGAGTTGTCTCTGAGGTCGTCAGAAATAACAGGTAAAGTCAAGGATAACCGGCATaacattccaatctacaagatTGTTAAAGATATAACAAAGTGAAGGAGGACATACGTCACTTTTCAACGTTATCTACAAGACCGTTGATGATATAACAAAGTGAAGGAGGACACACTTCCCAACTTTATCTACAATACTGTTGATGATATAACAAAGTGAAGGAGGACACACGTAACTTTCCAACGTTATCTACAATACTGTTGATGATATAACAAAGTGAAGGAGGACACACGTAACTTTCCAACGTTATCTACAGTATCGTTTGAAATATTACTAAGTCAATAAGgaaaaatgttagtttctcACCTAACGCTATCTACATGCTGGTTCGAAACAATCGGGTGAGTACGAACTAAGACTATCAAATGCTTATTCTTCAGCGTTTTACAGAAAGgtccagtgtaaatgtacataaagttttTCAGTAAAAGCTTACATTTATATCACATTATATTTGTTGGAAAATGCCTAAGTCAGTGATGGAAAATGCCTAAGTCAGTGATGGAAAATGCCTAAGTCAGTGATGGCAAATGCCTATGTCAAATTGTTATCAGTTGCACTTATGCATATGTCAGTTCAAGCCTTATGTAAGCCACAATAGGCAAACATTAACATTaacaaaaacatgcaatagtTAGGCTATTTTGAACGCTTCCTCTTTAAATATTCAAGCTTATCTTTCGTTTTCATTTACAGTCATGTCTGAAGAGATGCATGATATCAAGATGGTATCTTCCAAAATGACGTTCTTGGTCCTTTTGTTCCTTCTAGTGTTACGGACAATCACAGTTGAAACATGTAAGTGTCAGAGTTATTCATATAATTATTCATATAACTTTATGAATTTAACTGTGCTGCGGCAGCTTGGTGATTTTTGGTTATATCGTCGTTTCGGATAGAACACAATAAGTAATACATAtaatcaaaaactcattactttgaagtaataaGTTTTTGATATGATACATCATGCATATTTGTGACCCagcacggcaaaatgagtcgcatgtcgcaagGAAGATGAGCCAGGAGATaattgaagaaattgatgtacatttgtataatTCATTGCTGGCTGGTCCTCCATCAAAGTGACAACCACACAAAAAATTCtcaacgaattcaacatcatCAGGATCTGAAGCTAGTGTGAAGTAAAATTGgcgctctatttcacacaaggttcatatcgccatagcctggctataAAACacgaagaaaatctccacccaAACAtaaaaaacctctgtggttcaacggttagaatgctggactttcggtctggtggtcacgggttcgactccccgtgtatcctcaacattttttttcgctTTATTTacttcattcatgtacatatatattcatcattaatatcaatatcatttttatcttgaaaacccctgaacccgaactttacaaactcaagtacacactgatttcagactgcagcgaagatctcaccaaaactgaatgtaactgtagaatttcctagacatgtccaaaaccacctcacaacacttgcggaaATCGTTATTAGTGATCAGCATTTAGTCTTTTGCTACATGAGAAGGCACATGGAGGCGAATAGGTGCAttttcctcctggtcacctaaatcctacacTCAAGTTCTCCCTCGAAATCACGGAGAGCTATATCAATACGACAAACTATCGACTAAATGACGgcgatgaccaatttgacccttCTGCATATTGTCCCTCTCAGTTTGAAGGCGTACACTATCACAGCCAATCATTCGAGTTTCTGTTGAACTGCTAAACTGATGATAAATTTAGCTGAGCAATTCACCAGTCATATATCCCGAGGCCACCCTTTGTGCATAAGTATTCATATGTCTGGGTCACCGATAAGGTCAGTTCTGGTCATCCGGTTTTGGATATCGATTCCTTTGAGAATTGTTGAGGTGATTACCCTGGTCCCCATCTTGGGCTTCTGTGTCTGCAAATTGACATAGTTTTCGTCTGGTACTTCAAAGGCTCTCCATTT of Lineus longissimus chromosome 9, tnLinLong1.2, whole genome shotgun sequence contains these proteins:
- the LOC135494114 gene encoding proton channel OtopLc-like; this encodes MEQRMCRQSYHSKHEKYDDFKWRQHHRPVGSKERSGLTRTLCGLYCMIMSVFGTVFPISDALSKTEGVHTYYTEIFHTFLYSVSVGMLAYLLFYLLRQRIDPNGDMQMSNTSPPRTPEFVPSDTKQRESVPNVSNLDQSVDQLTKITDSHDSEIWKQESHEQITDVATLPSKGPVCYNHDESCSEPLPPSLIGVTFDSEGLNFYLRLGAVGFGLGSMVHSGFKISEPFENPAAMRCRSIPFFVNALLYLILVFMQTFFIFKYHKVIINKHKPFVRMGLVHLIATNLAVWLSTTVNETVEDIGRVYAEERAELNNQTQQGAEVHVSNTTSFLQFDTIIGAHNQDTSCHDIHTLSDNSSGYLFPCLIEYSLIAAAVSYKTFQNVGRNVILNAEREERDVEMPEQIECHKSNLGLFAGLTMILLTLISIALFFVFQDYKHLKQVSAVIFLVSEIFLFLLGIFVSISGLIRTKRLHYVGQTEGSFDDKLLLVALFGNYALNTCIGLSSASHLMSGKHLGPEEHSHMISALFLVMASLNFIESTTQSMFILDGLRRCAKREEDIERKPGRSIITFLLVCNLAMWMINTFEMKKSKGAAVHVNFYNYLPWSIIMHLCLPLVILFRFHSSVCLSDIWQKAYVMVKQH